A DNA window from Brassica napus cultivar Da-Ae chromosome C1, Da-Ae, whole genome shotgun sequence contains the following coding sequences:
- the LOC106392002 gene encoding protein arginine N-methyltransferase 1.6 isoform X1, whose amino-acid sequence MSPPLSLLLPKTFIPFLSFRWPPPTRLSSVVTARTMTSQSNQRVFQLRQDPLTGTSEWIVIDENDEAGAPVTSTDGLLATTSYLDMLNDTRRNRAYRLAIEKTITEPCHVLDIGAGTGLLSMMAARAMGDKEESCVTACESYLPMVKLMRKVLHKNGMTKNINLFNKRSDELEVGSDIASRADVLVSEILDSELLGEGLIPSLQHAHDMLLVDNPKTVPYRATTYCQLVESTFLCNMHDLQSNEARISDGVRLAPPGLESLFGIKSQQYSMHIDAIEKEIKLLSEPVKVFEFDFWKRPESNGELDVHIEAINEGSVHAIISWWVLQLDSEGTIFYSTAPRWIESNSEISARDWCDHWKQCVWFTPGAGVSISKGEKFHLQAAHTCTNILYNLKKAHEMTHSSFSTGELLLTLPPERVAIYGDSIYRQTIFEATRNALQGKSDAQCLVIDDSLLLPLTALHISNGSRVISLSPGLQENAARYLEAIADSNGFSEDRFEYFREGKAKLTEAFPSKIDLLIGEPYYYGLESGLPWQNLRFWKDRTLLDPVLSKDAVVMPYKGVLRGCAMYLPDLWKSRCCLGSVEGFDHALVNTTLGGCGDLPSGKESPCLPFFVWQCGETKQKLSKEFTVMDFDFSKPIAGPCSGEVQIEFTKPGVCHGIALWMDWVMDKENSIVISTGPDERYWKQGVKLLGKPVAVGVEGLSSIGIKASLDPSSNGELIITHTLC is encoded by the exons ATGTCTCCGCCACTGTCTCTTCTTCTCCCCAAAACCTTTATTCCCTTTCTCTCCTTCCGTTGGCCCCCACCGACTCGCCTAAGCTCCGTCGTCACTGCTCGCACCATGACCTCGCAATCAAATCAACGCGTCTTCCAGCTCAGACAAGACCCTCTCACCGGCACCTCGGAATGGATCGTCATCGACGAGAACGACGAAGCTGGAGCTCCAGTAACTTCCACGGACGGCCTCCTCGCTACGACGTCGTATCTAGACATGCTCAACGACACTCGCCGCAACCGAGCTTACCGTCTAGCAATCGAGAAAACCATCACCGAACCTTGCCACGTCCTCGACATTGG TGCTGGAACTGGATTGCTATCGATGATGGCTGCCAGAGCAATGGGAGATAAAGAAGAGTCTTGTGTGACGGCGTGTGAATCGTACCTCCCGATGGTGAAGCTTATGAGAAAGGTTTTGCATAAGAACGGGATGACCAAGAACATTAACCTCTTCAATAAACGATCTGATGAACTGGAAGTTGGGTCTGACATTGCTTCACGAGCTGATGTTCTT GTAAGCGAAATATTGGACTCTGAGTTACTTGGTGAAGGTCTAATCCCAAGTTTACAACATGCTCATGACATGTTGCTTGTTGACAATCCTAAAACGGTGCCGTACCGTGCTACTACGTATTGTCAG CTTGTAGAAAGCACATTCTTATGTAACATGCACGATCTACAAAGTAACGAGGCTAGAATATCCGATGGTGTTCGTCTAGCTCCTCCTGGCTTAGAGAGTCTGTTTGGCATCAAATCACAGCAATATAGCATGCATATCGATGCAATTGAGAAAGAGATCAAACTG TTGTCAGAGCCCGTCAAAGTATTTGAATTTGACTTTTGGAAACGGCCTGAAAGTAATGGAGAGCTTGATGTGCACATCGAAGCTATAAACGAGGGTAGTGTCCATGCCATAATTTCATG GTGGGTGCTTCAGCTTGACAGTGAAGGAACAATCTTCTACTCTACCGCTCCCAGATGGATAGAGTCAAATTCTGAGATAA GTGCTAGGGACTGGTGTGACCATTGGAAACAGTGTGTTTGGTTTACTCCAGGAGCAGGCGTATCCATATCCAAAGGAGAAAAGTTTCATTTGCAGGCTGCTCATACTTGTACTAACATCCTGTACAATCTGAAGAAGGCACATGAGATGACACACTCTTCTTTTAGCACTGGAGAACTGCTACTCACATTACCACCCGAAAGAGTTGCAATATATGGCGACAGCATATATAGGCAAACCATATTTGAGGCCACACGAAATGCT TTACAGGGAAAATCTGATGCACAATGTCTCGTCATTGATGATAGTCTTCTCTTACCACTTACGGCTCTACATATCTCCAACGGATCACGGGTAATATCACTGTCACCGGGGCTGCAAGAGAATGCTGCCAGATATTTGGAAGCCATTGCTGACTCAAATGGCTTTTCAGAAGATCGTTTTGAATATTTCAGAGAAGGGAAGGCAAAGTTGACGGAAGCGTTTCCAAGCAAG ATTGATCTGCTGATTGGAGAGCCATACTACTACGGACTTGAAAGCGGGCTTCCGTGGCAGAATCTCAGATTCTG GAAAGACAGAACTCTACTGGATCCTGTCCTGTCAAAAGATGCAGTGGTGATGCCGTATAAAGGAGTTTTGAGAGGTTGCGCAATGTATCTTCCT GATCTTTGGAAGAGCCGTTGTTGCCTTGGGAGTGTAGAAGGGTTTGACCATGCACTGGTGAATACAACTTTAGGGGGATGTGGTGATCTACCTTCTGGTAAAGAAAGTCCTTGTTTGCCCTTTTTTGTCTGGCAATGTGGAGAGACAAAG CAGAAACTTAGCAAGGAATTCACAGTTATGGACTTTGATTTCTCCAAGCCCATCGCAGGTCCATGTTCTGGGGAAGTCCAG ATTGAGTTTACCAAACCCGGTGTATGCCATGGAATTGCATTGTGGATGGATTGGGTGATGGACAAAGAAAACTCAATCGTGATCTCAACAGGACCGG ATGAAAGATATTGGAAGCAAGGAGTGAAGCTACTAGGAAAGCCAGTCGCAGTGGGAGTGGAAGGTCTATCATCCATAGGGATCAAAGCTTCCTTAGATCCTTCTTCTAACGGCGAGCTTATCATCACACATACTCTCTGTTGA
- the LOC106394250 gene encoding RGG repeats nuclear RNA binding protein A-like, whose product MATLNPFDLLDDGAEDPSQIAVSIAADKPKKPAPVSAVSAKLSAPSRQLAQPVREARSDASRGGGRGGGDGGFSRGRGGYNRDFRGGDGNSKPFEEAGVSKPLYEKRSVYGGARRGGGRRGEAGDGERPRRTFERHSGTGREETGEVAGVETEKPAGDEVAADANKENTAEVEEQKESEEKGSDKDKRKDDKEEKAKKAVNINEFLKPGEGENYYRGGGRGGRGRGRGGRDGEGASGGGFDGYRSEAAPAIGDTAQFPSLGGK is encoded by the exons ATGGCAACTTTGAACCCTTTTGATCTGTTGGATGACGGCGCTGAGGATCCGAGCCAGATCGCCGTTTCCATCGCTGCAGATAAGCCTAAGAAACCTGCACCTGTTTCCGCCGTCTCTGCTAAGTTATCTGCTCCGTCGAGGCAGCTTGCTCAACCTG TGAGAGAGGCTAGGAGTGATGCTTCACGTGGCGGTGGACGTGGTGGTGGAGACGGTGGATTTAGCCGTGGTCGTGGTGGTTACAACCGTGATTTTAGAGGCGGTGATGGTAACAGTAAGCCCTTTGAGGAAGCAGGCGTTTCAAAGCCTCTCTATGAGAAACGTAGTGTATATGGCGGTGCTCGTCGTGGTGGTGGTCGACGTGGTGAAGCTGGTGACGGTGAACGTCCTCGAAGGACATTCGAGCGTCATAGTGGAACTGGCAGAGA GGAGACTGGAGAAGTTGCTGGTGTTGAGACTGAGAAGCCTGCTGGTGATGAGGTTGCTGCTGATGCTAACAAGGAGAACACTGCTGAAGTGGAGGAGCAGAAAGAGTCTGAAGAAAAG GGTTCGGATAAGGACAAACGCAAAGATGACAAAGAAGAGAAGGCTAAGAAG GCTGTGAACATCAACGAGTTTTTGAAACCAGGTGAGGGTGAGAACTACTACCGAGGAGGAGGTCGTGGTGGTCGTGGAAGGGGACGTGGTGGTCGTGACGGGGAAGGTGCTTCTGGTGGTGGATTTGATGGTTACCGTAGTGAAGCTGCGCCTGCCATTGGAGATACTGCTCAGTTCCCATCTCTTGGGGGCAAGTAG
- the LOC106392003 gene encoding probable protein phosphatase 2C 55: MLPVREGLQKQVKILIGLGFGGYRGFHSRFAHPNRFLEPASSDLLLSNERRNLSVLGALSRTFSVPSVSGPAFQVCGYHIDLLLSDASLRSVGESMASLGGSKSLFLDRRFDPSVSGVMVCGDGRSRGRISMRLRGRDHGDNNSTVYGYFAYRAAKKWIAFNPKTGGLGFRGLHSSLLSRFSVGNAPDVSFDSSPAEELAKGSSDSVADKLCVKPLKLVSGSCYLPHPDKEATGGEDAHFICAEEQALGVADGVGGWAELGIDAGYYSRELMSNSVNAIHDEPKGSIDPARVLEKAHTSTKSQGSSTACIIALTDQGLNAINLGDSGFMVVREGHTVFRSPVQQHDFNFTYQLESGSNGDLPSSGQMFTVAVAPGDVIIAGTDGLFDNLYNNEITAIVVQAVRAGTDPQVTAQKIAALARQRAQDKNRQTPFSTAAQDAGFRYYGGKLDDITVVVSYVAASKEEGRTLK; this comes from the coding sequence ATGTTACCCGTGAGAGAAGGTCTTCAGAAACAGGTTAAGATTCTTATTGGATTAGGGTTTGGGGGTTACCGGGGTTTCCACTCTAGATTCGCTCACCCTAACAGGTTTCTCGAGCCCGCGAGCTCCGATTTGCTTCTGAGCAACGAAAGGAGGAACCTTTCTGTCCTCGGTGCTCTCTCTCGAACTTTCTCCGTTCCTTCAGTGTCCGGTCCGGCGTTTCAGGTCTGTGGTTATCACATTGATCTCTTGCTCTCGGACGCGAGTTTGAGATCGGTGGGTGAATCAATGGCGAGTCTTGGTGGTTCAAAGTCCTTGTTTTTAGATCGCCGTTTTGATCCTTCCGTTTCTGGTGTGATGGTGTGTGGAGATGGTCGTAGCCGTGGAAGGATCAGTATGAGACTCAGAGGAAGAGATCACGGGGATAATAACTCTACGGTCTACGGCTACTTTGCTTATCGAGCTGCTAAGAAATGGATTGCTTTCAATCCTAAAACTggagggttagggtttagaggCTTACACAGCTCACTGTTGAGCCGCTTTTCAGTTGGGAATGCGCCTGATGTCTCGTTTGATAGCTCTCCCGCCGAGGAGCTGGCTAAAGGCTCTTCGGATTCTGTAGCGGATAAGCTTTGTGTTAAGCCGTTGAAGCTTGTCTCCGGGTCTTGCTACCTACCTCATCCTGATAAAGAGGCGACGGGAGGAGAGGATGCTCACTTTATCTGCGCAGAGGAGCAAGCTTTGGGTGTTGCAGATGGTGTGGGAGGTTGGGCAGAGCTTGGCATCGATGCGGGTTACTACTCTCGTGAGCTTATGTCTAACTCTGTGAACGCAATCCATGACGAGCCTAAAGGATCGATCGATCCTGCCAGAGTATTGGAGAAGGCTCATACTAGTACAAAGTCACAAGGGTCTTCAACGGCTTGCATCATAGCGTTGACGGACCAGGGACTTAACGCGATCAACCTAGGGGACAGCGGGTTCATGGTGGTCCGTGAAGGGCATACCGTTTTCCGCTCTCCCGTTCAACAGCATGACTTCAACTTCACGTATCAGCTGGAGAGTGGGAGCAACGGCGATTTGCCAAGCTCAGGTCAGATGTTCACGGTCGCTGTAGCTCCCGGAGACGTGATAATAGCTGGAACAGACGGATTATTCGACAATTTGTACAACAACGAGATCACAGCGATAGTGGTTCAAGCGGTGAGAGCTGGAACAGATCCTCAGGTGACAGCACAGAAGATTGCAGCTTTGGCGAGGCAAAGAGCACAGGACAAGAACAGACAGACTCCATTCTCTACAGCAGCGCAAGATGCTGGGTTCAGATACTATGGAGGTAAGCTTGATGATATTACAGTTGTAGTCTCTTATGTGGCGGCTTCGAAGGAAGAAGGGAGAACATTGAAATGA
- the LOC106392002 gene encoding protein arginine N-methyltransferase 1.6 isoform X2, with protein sequence MSPPLSLLLPKTFIPFLSFRWPPPTRLSSVVTARTMTSQSNQRVFQLRQDPLTGTSEWIVIDENDEAGAPVTSTDGLLATTSYLDMLNDTRRNRAYRLAIEKTITEPCHVLDIGAGTGLLSMMAARAMGDKEESCVTACESYLPMVKLMRKVLHKNGMTKNINLFNKRSDELEVGSDIASRADVLVSEILDSELLGEGLIPSLQHAHDMLLVDNPKTVPYRATTYCQLVESTFLCNMHDLQSNEARISDGVRLAPPGLESLFGIKSQQYSMHIDAIEKEIKLLSEPVKVFEFDFWKRPESNGELDVHIEAINEGSVHAIISWWVLQLDSEGTIFYSTAPRWIESNSEISARDWCDHWKQCVWFTPGAGVSISKGEKFHLQAAHTCTNILYNLKKAHEMTHSSFSTGELLLTLPPERVAIYGDSIYRQTIFEATRNALQGKSDAQCLVIDDSLLLPLTALHISNGSRVISLSPGLQENAARYLEAIADSNGFSEDRFEYFREGKAKLTEAFPSKIDLLIGEPYYYGLESGLPWQNLRFWKDRTLLDPVLSKDAVVMPYKGVLRGCAMYLPDLWKSRCCLGSVEGFDHALVNTTLGGCGDLPSGKESPCLPFFVWQCGETKKLSKEFTVMDFDFSKPIAGPCSGEVQIEFTKPGVCHGIALWMDWVMDKENSIVISTGPDERYWKQGVKLLGKPVAVGVEGLSSIGIKASLDPSSNGELIITHTLC encoded by the exons ATGTCTCCGCCACTGTCTCTTCTTCTCCCCAAAACCTTTATTCCCTTTCTCTCCTTCCGTTGGCCCCCACCGACTCGCCTAAGCTCCGTCGTCACTGCTCGCACCATGACCTCGCAATCAAATCAACGCGTCTTCCAGCTCAGACAAGACCCTCTCACCGGCACCTCGGAATGGATCGTCATCGACGAGAACGACGAAGCTGGAGCTCCAGTAACTTCCACGGACGGCCTCCTCGCTACGACGTCGTATCTAGACATGCTCAACGACACTCGCCGCAACCGAGCTTACCGTCTAGCAATCGAGAAAACCATCACCGAACCTTGCCACGTCCTCGACATTGG TGCTGGAACTGGATTGCTATCGATGATGGCTGCCAGAGCAATGGGAGATAAAGAAGAGTCTTGTGTGACGGCGTGTGAATCGTACCTCCCGATGGTGAAGCTTATGAGAAAGGTTTTGCATAAGAACGGGATGACCAAGAACATTAACCTCTTCAATAAACGATCTGATGAACTGGAAGTTGGGTCTGACATTGCTTCACGAGCTGATGTTCTT GTAAGCGAAATATTGGACTCTGAGTTACTTGGTGAAGGTCTAATCCCAAGTTTACAACATGCTCATGACATGTTGCTTGTTGACAATCCTAAAACGGTGCCGTACCGTGCTACTACGTATTGTCAG CTTGTAGAAAGCACATTCTTATGTAACATGCACGATCTACAAAGTAACGAGGCTAGAATATCCGATGGTGTTCGTCTAGCTCCTCCTGGCTTAGAGAGTCTGTTTGGCATCAAATCACAGCAATATAGCATGCATATCGATGCAATTGAGAAAGAGATCAAACTG TTGTCAGAGCCCGTCAAAGTATTTGAATTTGACTTTTGGAAACGGCCTGAAAGTAATGGAGAGCTTGATGTGCACATCGAAGCTATAAACGAGGGTAGTGTCCATGCCATAATTTCATG GTGGGTGCTTCAGCTTGACAGTGAAGGAACAATCTTCTACTCTACCGCTCCCAGATGGATAGAGTCAAATTCTGAGATAA GTGCTAGGGACTGGTGTGACCATTGGAAACAGTGTGTTTGGTTTACTCCAGGAGCAGGCGTATCCATATCCAAAGGAGAAAAGTTTCATTTGCAGGCTGCTCATACTTGTACTAACATCCTGTACAATCTGAAGAAGGCACATGAGATGACACACTCTTCTTTTAGCACTGGAGAACTGCTACTCACATTACCACCCGAAAGAGTTGCAATATATGGCGACAGCATATATAGGCAAACCATATTTGAGGCCACACGAAATGCT TTACAGGGAAAATCTGATGCACAATGTCTCGTCATTGATGATAGTCTTCTCTTACCACTTACGGCTCTACATATCTCCAACGGATCACGGGTAATATCACTGTCACCGGGGCTGCAAGAGAATGCTGCCAGATATTTGGAAGCCATTGCTGACTCAAATGGCTTTTCAGAAGATCGTTTTGAATATTTCAGAGAAGGGAAGGCAAAGTTGACGGAAGCGTTTCCAAGCAAG ATTGATCTGCTGATTGGAGAGCCATACTACTACGGACTTGAAAGCGGGCTTCCGTGGCAGAATCTCAGATTCTG GAAAGACAGAACTCTACTGGATCCTGTCCTGTCAAAAGATGCAGTGGTGATGCCGTATAAAGGAGTTTTGAGAGGTTGCGCAATGTATCTTCCT GATCTTTGGAAGAGCCGTTGTTGCCTTGGGAGTGTAGAAGGGTTTGACCATGCACTGGTGAATACAACTTTAGGGGGATGTGGTGATCTACCTTCTGGTAAAGAAAGTCCTTGTTTGCCCTTTTTTGTCTGGCAATGTGGAGAGACAAAG AAACTTAGCAAGGAATTCACAGTTATGGACTTTGATTTCTCCAAGCCCATCGCAGGTCCATGTTCTGGGGAAGTCCAG ATTGAGTTTACCAAACCCGGTGTATGCCATGGAATTGCATTGTGGATGGATTGGGTGATGGACAAAGAAAACTCAATCGTGATCTCAACAGGACCGG ATGAAAGATATTGGAAGCAAGGAGTGAAGCTACTAGGAAAGCCAGTCGCAGTGGGAGTGGAAGGTCTATCATCCATAGGGATCAAAGCTTCCTTAGATCCTTCTTCTAACGGCGAGCTTATCATCACACATACTCTCTGTTGA